A window from Theobroma cacao cultivar B97-61/B2 chromosome 3, Criollo_cocoa_genome_V2, whole genome shotgun sequence encodes these proteins:
- the LOC18605726 gene encoding abscisic acid receptor PYL8, translated as MNGNSNGFGSGAAVVASEYVRRHHRHEIGENQCSSALVKHIKAPVPLVWSLVRRFDQPQKYKPFVSRCVVQGNLEIGSLREVDVKSGLPATTSTERLELLDDDEHILSIRIVGGDHRLKNYSSISSLHPEIIDGRPGTLVIESFVVDVPEGNTKDETCYFVEALIKCNLKSLADVSEGLAVQDRTEPIHL; from the exons atgaatgggaataGCAATGGATTTGGGAGTGGGGCGGCGGTGGTGGCGAGTGAGTATGTAAGGAGACATCATAGGCATGAGATAGGGGAGAATCAGTGTAGTTCAGCTCTCGTTAAGCACATCAAAGCTCCTGTTCCTCTC gtTTGGTCTTTGGTGAGGAGATTTGACCAACCACAGAAGTATAAACCCTTTGTCAGCCGCTGTGTTGTGCAGGGAAATCTTGAGATTGGGAGTCTCAGAGAAGTTGACGTCAAGTCAGGGCTTCCGGCCACTACAAGTACTGAACGACTGGAACTCCTTGATGACGACGAGCATATCCTCAGCATCAGGATTGTTGGTGGCGATCACAGACTTAAG AACTACTCTTCAATCAGTTCCCTCCATCCAGAGATCATTGATGGAAGACCTGGGACTCTAGTCATTGAATCCTTTGTGGTGGATGTGCCTGAGGGCAACACCAAGGATGAGACTTGCTACTTTGTGGAAGCTTTGATCAAGTGCAATCTCAAATCACTTGCAGATGTCTCAGAGGGGCTAGCAGTGCAGGACCGGACAGAACCCATCCATCTCTAA
- the LOC18605721 gene encoding bidirectional sugar transporter SWEET3: MGERLRLGVGIMGNASSLLLYAAPILTFSRVIRKRSTEDFSCIPYIGALLNCLLYTWYGLPVVSYKWENFPLVTINGLGIILELSFIFIYFWFASTRGKIKVGVITTPVILVSCIIAIISAFVFHDHHHRKAFVGTVGLVASVAMYCAPLVAVKQVILTKSVEFMPFYLSLASFLASVLWLAYGLLSHDLLLASPNLVGCPIGVLQLVLHCKYRKRGIMEEPSKWDLEQNSQEKPKQMQFVMNENINEKELKNTA, translated from the exons ATGGGTGAGAGGCTGCGCCTGGGAGTTGGGATCATGG GCAATGCATCTTCTTTGTTGCTTTATGCAGCACCCAT ATTGACATTTTCCAGGGTGATAAGGAAAAGAAGCACTGAGGATTTCTCATGCATTCCTTATATCGGAGCACTGCTAAACTGCCTCCTTTATACTTGGTATGGATTGCCTGTTGTGAGTTACAAGTGGGAAAATTTCCCTCTGGTTACCATCAACGGTTTAGGGATCATATTAGAGTTATCCTTCATCTTCATATATTTTTGGTTTGCTTCAACCAGAGGAAAG ATTAAGGTTGGTGTTATAACGACACCCGTTATCCTAGTATCTTGTATCATTGCTATCATTTCAGCCTTTGTATTCCATGATCATCATCATCGCAAAGCTTTTGTTGGAACTGTTGGGCTGGTGGCCTCTGTGGCAATGTATTGTGCCCCACTTGTGGCTGTG AAACAGGTAATACTGACAAAGAGTGTGGAATTCATGCCATTCTACTTGTCCCTTGCCTCGTTCCTCGCTAGTGTACTTTGGCTGGCTTACGGACTATTGAGTCATGATCTCCTTCTTGCG TCCCCAAATCTGGTTGGTTGCCCCATAGGCGTCCTGCAACTTGTACTACACTGCAAATATAGAAAAAGAGGAATCATGGAAGAACCAAGCAAATGGGATTTAGAACAGAATAGTCAGGAGAAACCCAAACAGATGCAGTTCGTGATGAACGAGAATATCAATGAAAAGGAGCTCAAGAATACGGCTTAA
- the LOC18605722 gene encoding uncharacterized protein LOC18605722 — protein sequence MVKLASARESRTYGPRLSRSRAECVNAGLYLFATVVLICGFAAEFSWEPRSGLVLMLIALALIIFVNLHDLLAHLAGIDYRFPLMGFDTQLALVEFAVPVVQVLGSLLFFVGILFFFIQAEKGYGYFKLEKHALGLLIAGPVFWVLGSIHNSCQIYERADGHVQILQQSVHIPFLIGSVLLMVGSILNSHEQAGISHHGLELLGRTWVRLGICGSLMFFIGGLTNVVKVFKMQQINGLRLEKLRGGAQDRLIQGRERHVPLIIEEPRRKMLVEEVNATAAASTPYKDVLLGR from the exons ATGGTGAAGCTAGCCTCGGCAAGAGAGAGTCGAACGTACGGGCCACGGCTATCTCGGAGTAGGGCCGAATGCGTAAACGCAGGGCTGTATTTGTTTGCTACAGTTGTGTTGATTTGTGGTTTTGCAGCTGAGTTCTCATGGGAACCCCGATCGGGTCTTGTTCTAATGCTTATAGCACTGGctcttattatttttgttaaccTTCATGATCTTTTGGCACATCTTGCGGGCATTGACTATAGGTTTCCTTTGATGGGGTTCGATACGCAGCTTGCTCTTGTGGAGTTCGCTGTTCCAGTGGTTCAGGTCTTAGGGTCACTGCTTTTCTTTGTaggaattctttttttctttattcag GCTGAGAAAGGGTATGGTTATTTTAAATTGGAAAAGCATGCTTTGGGTTTGCTTATTGCTGGCCCTGTTTTTTGGGTTCTTGGCTCCATCCACAACTCGTGTCAAATCTATGAGAGAGCAGATGGGCATGTCCAAATCTTGCAACAGAGTGTCCACATCCCATTTTTAATTGGGAGTGTGTTGCTCATGGTGGGATCTATTCTCAACAGCCACGAGCAAGCTGGAATTAGTCATCATGGTTTAGAGTTACTG GGTAGAACTTGGGTGCGGTTAGGCATTTGTGGCAGCCTGATGTTTTTCATTGGGGGATTGACAAACGTGGTTAAGGTGTTCAAGATGCAGCAAATCAACGGGCTAAGGCTCGAGAAATTGCGGGGAGGAGCACAGGATAGGCTGATTCAAGGCAGGGAACGGCACGTCCCTCTGATTATAGAGGAGCCAAGGAGAAAAATGCTAGTTGAGGAGGTAAATGCAACTGCTGCTGCTTCCACTCCTTACAAGGATGTGCTTCTCGGTCGTTGA
- the LOC18605725 gene encoding ATP-dependent zinc metalloprotease FTSH 11, chloroplastic/mitochondrial — MTVSLQASLLCNPSPSPFLPKRRFHRCYFLSFNPSSLLKLSRPSGTFLNSRFYSRPFLTPCALHPENVNSESKLDTHVEDSKALVSDFERPTIDGLENESEGNEVNNNGGETENVAESEGQNDKLVENEGAKSKIPAMVFLMGVWAMMRNGLERLAALDWFSWWPFWRQEKRLDRLIAEADANPKDAAKESALLAELNKHSPESVIKRFEQRDHAVDSKGVAEYLRALVVTNAIAEYLPDEQTGKPSSLPTLLQELKQRASGNMDEPFLSPGISEKQPLHVVMVDPKVSNKSRFAQELISTILFTVAVGLVWLMGAAALQKYIGSLGGIGTSGVGSSSSYAPKELNKEVMPEKNVKTFKDVKGCDDAKQELEEVVEYLKNPSKFTRLGGKLPKGILLTGAPGTGKTLLAKAIAGEAGVPFFYRAGSEFEEMFVGVGARRVRSLFQAAKKKAPCIIFIDEIDAVGSTRKQWEGHTKKTLHQLLVEMDGFEQNEGIILMAATNLPDILDPALTRPGRFDRHIVVPNPDVRGRQEILELYLQDKPMSDDVDVKAIARGTPGFNGADLANLVNIAAIKAAVEGADKLTAAQLEYAKDRILMGTERKTMFLSEESKKLTAYHESGHAIVAFNTEGADPIHKATIMPRGSALGMVTQLPSSDETSISKKQLLARLDVCMGGRVAEELIFGRDHITTGASSDLNTATELAQYMVSSCGMSDAIGPVHIKERPSSEMQSRIDAEVVKLLREAYDRVKALLKKQENALHALANVLLEYETLSAEEIKRILLPHREGGLPEQQEQQEEGELVLA, encoded by the exons ATGACCGTATCTCTCCAAGCTTCACTTCTCTGCAAtccttctccttctccttTTCTTCCCAAACGACGCTTTCACCGTTGTTATTTTCTGTCTTTCAATccttcttcacttctcaaactctcTCGACCATCCGGAACTTTCTTAAATTCCCGATTTTATTCCCGTCCTTTTTTAACCCCTTGCGCATTGCATCCCGAGAACGTTAACTCCGAGTCCAAATTGGATACTCATGTTGAAGATTCCAAAGCTTTAGTTTCGGATTTTGAACGTCCGACAATCGATGGACTCGAGAATGAGAGTGAGGGAAATGAAGTGAATAATAACGGCGGGGAAACTGAGAATGTGGCGGAGAGCGAGGGGCAGAATGATAAATTAGTGGAAAACGAAGGGGCCAAAAGCAAAATTCCGGCAATGGTGTTTTTGATGGGAGTTTGGGCCATGATGAGAAACGGACTGGAGAGATTGGCGGCTTTGGATTGGTTCAGTTGGTGGCCCTTTTGGCGTCAGGAGAAACGGCTTGATCGCCTGATTGCCGAAGCCGACGCAAATCCCAAAGATGCCGCTAAAGAAAGCGCTTTGCTAGCTGAGCTTAATAAGCACAG TCCTGAGTCCGTGATTAAGCGATTTGAACAAAGGGATCACGCGGTAGACAGTAAAGGAGTTGCCGAATATCTTCGAGCTCTGGTGGTCACTAATGCCATTGCTGAATATCTTCCGGATGAACAAACTGGAAAGCCTTCTAGTCTCCCTACTTTG TTGCAAGAATTGAAGCAGCGTGCATCAGGGAATATGGATGAGCCCTTTCTAAGCCCTGGAATTTCTGAGAAGCAACCGTTGCATGTGGTGATG GTTGATCCTAAAGTTTCAAATAAATCACGGTTTGCACAAGAGCTTATTTCAACTATCTTGTTCACTGTCGCTGTAGGATTGGTTTG GTTAATGGGTGCTGCTGCACTTCAGAAGTATATAGGAAGCTTAGGTGGAATAGGAACTTCAGGTGTTGGATCAAGTTCCTCTTATGCCCCAAAAGAATTGAACAAAGAAGTGATGCCAGAGAAG AATGTTAAAACATTTAAGGATGTCAAAGGCTGTGATGATGCAAAACAAGAGCTTGAGGAAGTAGTGGAATACCTCAAAAACCCATCAAAGTTCACCCGCCTTGGGGGAAAGTTGCCAAAG GGAATCCTGTTGACTGGAGCACCTGGAACTGGAAAGACTCTGTTGGCCAAG GCTATTGCTGGGGAAGCTGGGGTACCTTTCTTCTATAGAGCAGGATCTGAATTTGAGGAAAT GTTTGTTGGTGTTGGTGCTCGACGTGTGAGATCCCTTTTCCAAGCAGCTAAGAAAAAG GCCCCTTGCATCATTTTCATTGATGAAATAGATGCTGTTGGATCCACACGAAAACAATGGGAAGGCCATACCAAAAAAACGCTACATCAGCTCCTTGTCGAAATGGATGGTTTTGAACAGAACGAG GGAATAATTCTGATGGCTGCAACAAATCTACCTGACATTCTTGATCCAGCTTTGACAAGACCCGGTAGATTTGACAGGCAT ATTGTTGTCCCTAATCCAGATGTGAGAGGTCGTCAAGAGATTTTGGAGCTCTATCTACAAGATAAACCTATGTCTGATGATGTAGATGTTAAAGCAATTGCCCGTGGTACTCCTGGATTCAATGGAGCAG ATCTAGCAAACTTGGTGAATATTGCTGCAATCAAAGCTGCAGTTGAAGGTGCAGATAAGTTGACTGCTGCACAGTTAGAATATGCTAAAGACAGGATACTCATGGGTACTGAGCGTAAAACAATGTTTTTATCGGAAGAGTCAAAGAAG CTCACTGCTTATCATGAGAGTGGCCATGCAATTGTTGCTTTCAACACTGAGGGTGCAGATCCAATCCACAAGGCAACAATCATGCCCCGTGGATCTGCTCTGGGAATGGTTACCCAGCTTCCTTCAAGTGATGAGACTTCAATCAGTAAGAAGCAATTATTAGCTCGTCTTGATGTTTGTATGGGAGGAAGAGTTGCAGAAGAGCTCATTTTTGGTCGGGATCATATCACAACTGGGGCCAGTAGTGATCTGAACACAGCTACAGAGCTTGCTCAATATATG GTATCGAGTTGTGGGATGAGTGATGCAATTGGACCAGTTCATATCAAAGAGCGACCAAGTTCAGAAATGCAGTCTCGCATTGATGCTGAA GTGGTGAAGCTTCTAAGAGAAGCATATGATCGTGtgaaagccttgttaaagaAG CAAGAGAATGCATTGCACGCACTAGCAAATGTGCTTTTGGAGTATGAAACACTTAGTGCGGAAGAAATAAAGCGCATTCTTCTCCCACATCGGGAAGGAGGATTGCCTGAGCAACAAGAACAACAGGAAGAGGGGGAGCTAGTATTGGCTTAA
- the LOC18605723 gene encoding polypyrimidine tract-binding protein homolog 2 codes for MASVSSQPQFRYTQPPSKVLHLRNLPWECTEEELIELGKPFGKVVNTKCNVGANRNQAFIEFADLNQAIAMISYYASSSEPAQVRGKTVYLQYSNRQEIVNNKTTADVAGNVLLVTIEGQDARLVSIDVLHLVFSAFGFVHKITTFEKTAGFQALVQFSDAETATSAKNALDGRIIPRYLLSENIAPCTLRITYSAHTDLSVKFQSHRSRDYTNPYLPVAPSAIDGSGQFSLGLDGKKLEPESNVLLASIENMQYAVTLDVLHMVFSAFGPVQKIAMFDKNGGVQALIQYPDVQTAVVAKEALEGHCIYDGGFCKLHISYSRHTDLSIKVNNDRSRDYTIPNPAMVNPQPSILGQQPVQTVGAPAAHQYNGTQYAPPHFQPSAGWASGVPAVPQSAPGQMTSHPYMPPASMPQMTPAGMMQMPAHSGVPPAGAVPPYRPNPM; via the exons ATGGCCTCCGTATCAAGTCAGCCGCAGTTCCGTTACACTCAACCCCCGTCTAAGGTGCTGCATTTAAGAAACTTGCCCTGGGAGTGTACGGAGGAAGAGTTGATCGAGCTCGGGAAGCCATTTGGTAAGGTCGTTAACACCAAGTGCAATGTTGGAGCCAATCGTAATCAGGCTTTCATTGAATTT GCTGATTTGAATCAGGCCATTGCTATGATATCATATTATGCTTCATCTTCAGAGCCTGCTCAAGTAAGGGGCAAAACGGTCTACCTACAATATTCTAATCGGCAAGAGATTGTAAACAACAAAACGACTGCGGATGTTGCCGGAAATGTTCTATTGGTAACAATTGAAGGCCAAGATGCGCGGCTTGTTTCCATTGATGTTCTGCATTTG GTATTTTCAGCTTTTGGATTTGTGCATAAAATTACTACCTTTGAGAAGACAGCTGGATTCCAG GCATTGGTGCAGTTTTCAGATGCAGAAACAGCCACGTCTGCAAAAAATGCCTTGGATGGACGAATCATCCCTAG GTATCTGCTTTCTGAAAATATAGCTCCTTGTACGCTTAGGATCACATATTCTGCTCACACAGATTTGAGTGTGAAATTTCAGAGCCACCGAAGCAG GGACTATACCAATCCCTATCTTCCTGTTGCTCCTTCGGCTATAGATGGAAGTGGCCAG TTCAGTTTGGGTCTTGATGGGAAAAAACTAGAACCTGAGAGTAACGTTTTACTTGCATCTATCGAGAACATGCAGTATGCTGTTACCTTGGATGTGCTACACATG GTGTTCTCTGCTTTTGGCCCTGTTCAAAAGATTGCCATGTTTGATAAGAACGGTGGAGTGCAGGCTCTAATTCAGTACCCAG ATGTTCAGACAGCTGTTGTTGCCAAGGAGGCCTTGGAAGGTCACTGCATATATGATGGTGGGTTTTGCAAGCTTCATATCTCATATTCACGCCACACTGATCTCAGTATAAAG GTCAACAATGATAGGAGCAGAGATTATACAATCCCAAACCCTGCCATGGTTAACCCACAACCTTCGATTTTGGGACAACAGCCAGTTCAAACAGTGGGGGCTCCAGCTGCTCATCAGTACAATGGGACTCAATATGCTCCTCCTCATTTTCAACCTTCAGCTGGATGGGCCTCAGGTGTTCCAGCAGTGCCGCAATCCGCACCAGGACAGATGACTAGTCATCCTTACATGCCACCAGCCTCAATGCCTCAAATGACTCCTGCAGGAATGATGCAAATGCCAGCCCATAGTGGCGTACCACCAGCTGGGGCAGTGCCTCCTTACAGACCCAATCCGATGTAA